From Brucella anthropi ATCC 49188:
TGGCTCGGGCTGCTTGCCGCAGAACGCTTCAATGGTGGTATCGAACAGGTTGCGCAGAATGTAATCGAAGAAGAAGCATCATAAGCTTCACATACGATTGCAACAGCAACGGCCGGTGTTAACGCGTGCCGTCCGGCTGTGGGCGCACAACGCGCTCTAAATATTTGTTTTAACGCGCATCTTATCCGAAAACCGTTTCACACTTTTCGGGATGAGCTCTAATGGACGCACGTGTGAAAGTGGCCCGGCTTTCAGATCCACGGCTCATATGAAAACACCCTCCATTTGCTATATTATGCAAATAAAAAATGAAGATATATTGACTTTGACGACTTTCATTTACTTAAAACGAATCAATTACTGGCCGTAAATTAAGTTTTATGATATGTTTTACCTATATTATATTTTAGGATTTATAAATATGGGACTTGATACATTCTCTGTTCTTCAATCTCTTGCATTGTTTGCAGTCGTAATAGTGATAATGTTCATGATATTTATCGGCATTAATACCAATGGAACATTGTGATTTAATCACGACCTGCTTCACTGGAACGTATCTGGAAAAATGTGAAACAATTTCCGGGACAAAAGAAGACAGAACACTTGCTATAGCTCCGGAAAATATGTGCGACGCGACCTCTCAACGCTTTCCGTCACTAAATTTCTCGGTTGCGAAATCCAGGAAACTCCTGAGCTTGGGCGTCATCTGTCGATCTGAAGCATAAAGCGCATGCAGGGCGCGCGATGGGGGTTCGTATTCAGGGAGAAGCCGGATCAGCTTTCCTGACGATATCTCATCGGCAACCAGTTCATACGGTTGAAAGAGGATGCCCATACCAGAAAGCGCTGCAGCACGCAGTGCTTCACCGCTGTTGGCACAGAAACGACCTGTGATTGAAATAGTCACCTCTCCTTCCGGCCCAATGAATGACCAATGAGTGCGGAGCGATGAATGCGTGAAGATCAGGCATTCATGTTCGACCAGATCCTGCGGTGTCTTCAGGCTGCTTGCAGAATCCATATAGGCAGGCGCAGCACATAGAATAAGGCGATAGGGCGCAAGACGCTTGGCGATAAGGCTGCTGTCGGGGAGATCGCCAGCACGAAAAATCACGTCAAACCCCTCCTCCACCAAATCGACATTTCGGTTCGTAAGATTGAGGTCTACCGACACCTCGGGATGCCGCCTGAGATATTCCGAAAGTTCGGGCGCAAGCGCATGGCTTCCAAAAGTCACCGGAGCACTGACGCGAAGCCTTCCCCTTGGTTCAGACCTTGTCTCCGCCATCAATGCTTCGGCAAGGTCCATTTCCGCCAGAATGTTCTTCGCGCGCTCGTAGAACACTTGCCCGCTATCAGTAAGGCTTTGCCGACGCGTCGTCCTTGTCAGCAGTCTTACGCCCAGTCCGAGCTCCAAGGCACGTATCTGCTTGCCGGCAAGCTGTGACGACATCTCCAACTCGTGTGCCGCCGACGAGATGGATCCGGATTCGACTGCCTTTACGAAGACTCTCATGCCAGTCAACCGATCCATTACAAACAATCCGTTTCTATTATTGAAAAGTATGAACCATTTTATCCTCAG
This genomic window contains:
- a CDS encoding LysR family transcriptional regulator, producing the protein MDRLTGMRVFVKAVESGSISSAAHELEMSSQLAGKQIRALELGLGVRLLTRTTRRQSLTDSGQVFYERAKNILAEMDLAEALMAETRSEPRGRLRVSAPVTFGSHALAPELSEYLRRHPEVSVDLNLTNRNVDLVEEGFDVIFRAGDLPDSSLIAKRLAPYRLILCAAPAYMDSASSLKTPQDLVEHECLIFTHSSLRTHWSFIGPEGEVTISITGRFCANSGEALRAAALSGMGILFQPYELVADEISSGKLIRLLPEYEPPSRALHALYASDRQMTPKLRSFLDFATEKFSDGKR